In Nymphaea colorata isolate Beijing-Zhang1983 chromosome 3, ASM883128v2, whole genome shotgun sequence, a genomic segment contains:
- the LOC116250719 gene encoding uncharacterized protein LOC116250719 has product MDRVREYLGSSSHELETPVFEHRAGEEPSFFEAFILKGIRVEEIRPGFFSCSFRVPSRLTDASGNLSAGAIADLVDEVGGAVIYTHGHPMKVSVDMSITYLSQAKAHDELEISSTVLGHKGGYSGTRVELRNRATGELVAEGRHSLFGKLKSKI; this is encoded by the exons ATGGACAGAGTGCGAGAGTATCTAGGGTCGAGCAGCCATGAATTGGAAACTCCGGTTTTTGAACACCGAGCCGGAGAAGAACCGAGTTTCTTCGAGGCCTTCATCTTGAAGGGCATCAGAGTGGAGGAGATCCGACCCGGGTTCTTCTCCTGCTCCTTCCGTGTTCCTTCACGTCTTACG GATGCTTCGGGAAATCTATCGGCAGGAGCCATCGCTGATCTTGTTGATGAGGTGGGAGGTGCCGTTATCTATACCCATGGCCATCCCATGAAAGTCTCGGTTGACATGTCTATCACATACCTCTCACAGGCCAAGGCCCAT GATGAGTTAGAGATCTCCTCAACTGTGCTAGGACATAAAGGGGGCTATTCAGGAACTCGGGTCGAGCTCAGAAACAGGGCTACTGGTGAGCTTGTTGCAGAAGGCCGGCACTCGTTGTTTGGTAAATTGAAGAGCAAGATCTGA
- the LOC116250716 gene encoding uncharacterized protein LOC116250716, protein MAAMRESDPSLGYLTKKETEVKLPRPTRVKNKTPAPIQITAEQLLREARERQEAEIRPPKQKITDASELADYRLRKRKEFEDLIRRVRWNTSVWVKYAQWEESQKDFARARSVWERALEVDYRNPTLWLKYAEVEMKNRFINHARNVWDRAVQLLPRIDQLWYKYIHMEEMLGNVAGARQIFERWMAWEPDHHGWAAYIKFELRYNEVGRAREIYERYVRCHPTVKSWIRFAKFEMKNGEVARARNCYERAIERLGEDGQTEELFVAFAEFEERCKEIERARVIYKYALDHIPKGQAEELYRKFVTFEKQYGDREGIEDVIVGKRRFQYEEEIAKNPLNYDTWFDYVRLEENAGNKERIREVYERAIANLPPAEEKRYWQRYIYLWIYYAVFEELEAQDMDRTQEVYRECLKLIPHKKFTFAKMWMMAAQFEIRQKNLKAARQVLGNAIGMAPKDKIFKKYIEIELQLGNFNRCRTLYEKYLEWAPANCYAWSKFAELERSLGETERARAIFELAIAQPALDMPELLWKAYIDFEIAEGEPDRTRQLYDRLLDRTKHLKVWISYAMFEATSGIEEETNEIEMQDEALIEQRLLRSRGVFERAFDYFRTSAPEQKEERAMLLEEWLNMESKFGSIGDVSLVQKKLPRKVKRKRAIVTEDSTPAGYEEYYDYIFPDEVAMAPNLKILEAAYKWKKQKVDDED, encoded by the exons ATGGCAGCAATGAGGGAGTCGGATCCATCTCTGGGGTACTTGACGAAGAAGGAGACTGAGGTGAAGCTGCCCAGGCCAACAAGGGTCAAGAACAAGACGCCGGCGCCCATTCAGATCACAGCTGAGCAGCTCCTTCGGGAAGCACGGGAGCGGCAGGAGGCAGAGATCCGCCCTCCCAAGCAGAAAATTACAGATGCCTCCGAGCTTGCCGACTACCGCCTCCGAAAGCGCAAGGAGTTCGAGGACCTCATCCGCCGCGTTCGGTGGAACACCAGTGTCTGGGTCAAGTATGCCCAATGGGAAGAGAGCCAGAAGGACTTCGCCCGCGCCCGCTCTGTTTGGGAGCGAGCCCTCGAGGTGGATTATCGGAATCCGACGCTATGGCTCAAGTACGCAGAGGTTGAGATGAAGAACCGCTTCATCAACCATGCTCGGAACGTTTGGGATCGTGCGGTACAGTTGCTTCCCCGCATCGATCAGCTGTGGTACAAGTACATCCACATGGAAGAGATGCTCGGCAATGTCGCGGGAGCGAGACAGATTTTTGAGCGGTGGATGGCTTGGGAACCAGACCATCATGGTTGGGCAGCGTACATCAAGTTTGAATTGCGGTACAATGAGGTTGGGCGGGCTAGAGAGATATATGAGAGGTATGTTCGGTGTCATCCAACGGTGAAATCCTGGATTAGATTCGCAAAGTTCGAGATGAAGAATGGGGAGGTTGCTAGGGCACGGAACTGCTATGAACGCGCGATTGAACGGCTGGGGGAGGATGGGCAGACGGAGGAGTTGTTCGTCGCATTTGCTGAGTTTGAGGAGCGGTGCAAGGAGATTGAGAGGGCAAGGGTAATCTACAAATATGCGCTTGATCACATCCCTAAGGGTCAAGCTGAAGAATTGTACAGGAAGTTTGTCACCTTTGAGAAGCAGTATGGTGATCGAGAGGGGATAGAGGATGTCATAGTGGGGAAGCGGAGATTCCAGTATGAGGAAGAGATTGCAAAGAATCCACTCAACTATGATACTTGGTTTGATTATGTCCGCTTGGAAGAGAACGCTGGCAACAAAGAAAGGATAAGGGAAGTGTATGAACGAGCAATTGCCAATCTGCCCCCAGCCGAAGAGAAGAGATATTGGCAAAGATACATTTACCTGTG GATTTACTATGCTGTTTTTGAGGAACTTGAGGCTCAAGACATGGACCGGACACAAGAAGTTTACAG AGAATGTCTAAAATTGATTCCCCACAAGAAATTTACATTTGCGAAGATGTGGATGATGGCTGCGCAGTTTGAAATCCGACAAAAAAATCTCAAGGCTGCACGCCAGGTGTTAGGAAATGCAATTGGGATGGCACCAAAAGATAAA ATATTTAAGAAGTACATAGAAATTGAATTGCAACTTGGAAACTTCAACCGCTGCCGGACTCTGTATGAAAAATATCTTGAATGGGCTCCTGCAAATTGCTATGCTTGGAGTAAGTTTGCTGAACTGGAAAGGTCCCTAGGTGAGACAGAACGGGCCAGAGCAATTTTTGAACTGGCAATAGCTCAACCTGCATTGGATATGCCTGAACTGCTATGGAAg GCATACATAGACTTTGAGATAGCTGAGGGTGAGCCTGATAGAACGAGGCAGCTATATGACAGGTTGCTTGATCGCACAAAGCATTTGAAGGTGTGGATTAGTTATGCCATGTTTGAGGCTACTTCTGGTATAGAAGAAGAAACCAATGAAATTGAGATGCAAGATGAAGCACTTATTGAGCAGCGACTTTTGCGCTCTCGTG GTGTATTTGAAAGGGCTTTTGACTACTTCAGAACATCTGCCCCTGaacaaaaggaagagagagCTATGCTTCTAGAAGAGTGGCTGAATATGGAAAGTAAGTTTGGCAGTATTGGTGATGTTAGTCTGGTCCAGAAGAAGTTACCGAGAAAGGTCAAAAGGAAGAGAGCTATTGTTACTGAAGATAGTACCCCTGCTGG GTACGAAGAGTATTATGACTATATATTTCCCGATGAAGTGGCAATGGCACCGAACCTTAAAATTTTGGAAGCTGCttataaatggaaaaaacagaAGGTTGATGACGAAGATTGA